TGGACGGCGACGAGGGCAACGTCTACTCCGTGGGATGAGACCGATGGAAACGGATGCCAGGACGAAGAAGCGCACCATCAACGAGGTCCGGCGGATGAAGTCCCTGGGTGAGAAGATCGTCGTCATGACCGCCTACGACTATCCCATGGCGTCCCTCGTCGAGGAGGCCGGGGTGGAGGTCATCTTCGTCGGCGGCTCGCTCGGCATGGTGGTCCTCGGCTACGAGAACACCATCCCCGTCACCATGGAGGACATCCTCCACCACCTCAAGGCCGTCGTGCGGGGGGCGCGGCGCGCGCTCATCGTGGCCCCCCTCCCCTTCGGCTCCTACCACGTCTCCAACGAGCAGGCGATCGCGAACGCCATCCGCCTGATGCAGGCGGGCGCCGACAGCGCCAAGACCCAGGGCGCCGGCCTCACGGTCGAGCGCGTCCGGGCGATCACGGCGGCCAACATCCCCTGCGTGGGCCACGCCGGGCTCACCCCGCAGTTCATCGCCAAGCTCGGCGGGCACCGCGCCGTCGGCAAGACGGCGGAGGAGGCGCGCGCCATCTACGACGACTGCCTGGCCCTGCAGGACGCCGGCGCCTGGGCCATCGAGCTGGAGTGCGTGCCGGCCGCCCTCGGCAAGGTGATCTGCGAGAAGCTGTCCATCCCGGTCATCAGCACAGGCAGCGGGGTCGACTGCGACGGCCAGCTCTTGAACCTCTATGACGCGCTCGGCCTCTACCGGCGGTTCAAGCCGCGCTTCGCCAAGCAGTACGTCAACCTCTGGGAGATCGCGCTCGAGCACCTCAGGGCCTACACCGGTGAGGTGAAAGGCAAGGCCTTCCCCGACGACGCGCACTCCATCGGCATGCCGGAGGACGAGCTCGAGAAGTTCCTGAAGACCCTGCCCTGACGGCGGGCGCCCTGACCTTCCAGCACGCGGCCCGCTACACTGGCGCCGTGGCGAGGGCCGGGCGCGCAGGCGATGGAGCAGGCCGGGGACCCCTGCGCCTGGAAGTGCTGCTTCGCCCGTTGAAACTGTCGCACGAGGTGCAGGGCCAGGGCCCCTTGGGCAGTGGCGATCGTCCCGGGTAGCAGGGCTACGCCCTAACCCCCGAGGCGGGGGACTGCGTCCCCCGCTGGGGAAGATGAGTAGCAGTCAACCGGCGACGCATCCTGGGGCCGGGATGAGGTGATGAGAAAGAGGGCGCGTGGGCGGCGGCCCAGGCTTGATTGAACGGCAGTCCGACAGCGTGCGAGAGGGACCAAGTGCGCTGGCGAGATCCCGGAGCATCGGAGGGAGTAGAATGCGGCCCACCCATCCACGGGAGGCCGACAACGTGATCTTCCTCCGCACCGAGGTCCTCACTCTACGAGGATCTCCTCCGCGACCACCTGCATCTCGGACGGCCGGACATGGTGAAGGTGATGTTCGATCGGCGCATCCAGCGGAACACGCCGGGGACGTTCAAGACGCGGCTGCTGCGGCAGGGCGTCGTGAGCTGCCTCAAGGTCTTCTACAAGAAGAGCTTCCTCAAGCAGTACAACAAGGGCGGGCGGGTGCTGCGCACCGAGGTTTGCGTCAACGACCCGCGGAACTTTGGAATTGGCCGGAGCCTGGTACACCTGAACTGCCTGGGGACCGTGGCGTATCACGCCATTGGGCGCTTCTTGAAAGCGCAAGCGGTGGCCCTGGCCACCGCCTTGGACCGCTCGACCTTCGAGCGGCTGGTCCCTGCCTCCGACGAGGGAGGCCAACACGTCGCCGGACTGCGGTTCGGCACGCCCCAGGTCATGCGGCTCCTCGCCGCGCTCGGGTGTGCCGGGCTCACCTTCAAGGCCTTCTCCCACACCGACCTGCGGGCGCTGCTCGTGGATCGGTTCGGGGCCGAGACCCCGGAGGTGACCCCCGCGCGGCTGAGCTATCAATTGACCAAGCTGCGCGGCACGGGGCTGCTGCGCAAGGTCCCCGGTCAGAACCGCTACACGCTGACGGACCGCGGCTATCGCGTCGCGCTGTATTCCTAGAGCCGCCTTGAGCAGCCCGGCCCACGGCACTTCCTTGCGGCTCCATGAGCGAGCAGAGCTGGATCGGGCAGTCGGTCAAGCGGGTCGAGGACTACCGGCTTCTCACCGGGCGCGGCGCCCACATCGATGACCACCCGCCCGTCGCCAACATCTGGCATGCCGCCATCGTCCGCTCGCCGCACGCGCATGCGCGGATCCTCGGCTACGACCTCTCCGGCGCCCTCGCGATGGACGGCGTCATCGGCGCCATCACGGGCGCGGATGTCCTCAGGCACTCGAAACCCTTCTCCGTGGGCGTCACCTGTTTCCTGTTTCGCACGGTGACGGGCACCATCCCCCCTGAGCCTCGGGGGGTCGGCAGGAGTATGAGGAGCCGATGGCACAGCTCCGATTCGGAAACCGCTGCTGGGCGATGAGTTCGTCGAGGTATTCGGGAGGCAAGTCCCCTCAGCCACCCTCTCTCCTACCATCCCTGTTCTTCCTCTGTGCTTCGTCCGGCTCTCTGACCAGGTGGTGCCCGCCGAACCTCCAGCCGGGTCGGCGCAGGCTCCTCACAGCGCTGGCATCCGCCACAAGGGTGTGATAGAAGAGACGCCTCGATGCGGTGGAATCGATGTGGCCCGTACGGCATCCGGCGCAAGGGCGCGGGCTCTCCCGACGGCGGCCCCCGGGATGGAGGGTGATCGATGCTGGACGGCGTGGTCAGCTGGCCGGTGGAATTCGCTGCGCGGTACCGGGCGCGGGGCTACTGGGGCGGCGTCACCCTCGGCGAGGCCTTCGACCGGGCGGTGGCGGCCCACGCCGACAGGGAGGCGGTGGTGGACGGCGCGCGGCGCCTCAGCTACCGGGAGCTGGGGCGGCTCGTGGACCACCTGGCCCACCACTTAGTCCGCCGCGGGATCTGCGGCGGCCGGCGCGCCGTTTTCCAGCTTCCCAACATCTGGGAGTTCCTCGTCGCCTACTTCGGCTGCCTGAAGGTCGGCGCCATCCCTGTCTGCTGCCTGCCCGCTCACCGCCACGCCGAGATCGAGTACCTGGCCCGGCTCACCGAGGCCGCCGCCTGGTTCATCCCGTCGGAGTTTCGGAAGTTCGACTACGTGGCCATGGCCGAGGAGCTGCGGGGCCGCCTGCCGGACCTGCGCGAGATCTTCGTGGCGGGGGACCGCGCGGCTCCCGGGATGAGCCGCCTCGCCGATCTCCTCGGCGATCCCGACGAGGAGCGCGCGCCGGCGGCCGAGCTGGCGGCCCTGCGGCCGGAGCCGGCGGACCCCGCGATCTTCCTGCTCTCTGGGGGGACGACGGGACTGCCCAAGGCGATCCCCCGCACGCACGACGACTACCTCTACAATTCGTCCGCCTTCGCCGCCGCCACCGGCTTCACCGGGGAGAGCGTCCTCCTCGTTTCCGTGCCCATCGCGCACAACTTTCCCCTCGGGTGCCCCGGGGCCCAGGGGGCCATCCTGATGGGCGCCCGGGTAGTGCTGGCCCCTTCGCCGGACCCCGACACGGTCTTCCCGCTGATCCGGCGCGAGGGCGTCACCTGGATTCCCGCGGTGCCGGCCACGATGATCACATGGCTCAACCACCCGGGATTCCGGCGGACCGAGCTGCCCTCGATCCGGGCCATCTACGTCGGGGGCGCGCGGCTGAACCCCGAGCCGGCGCGCCGGGTGCTGGTGGAGTTCGGGCCCGTGGTCGGGCAGGTCTTCGGCATGGCCGAGGGTCTGCTGTGCTGCACGCGGCCGGGCGACCCGGAAGAGGTGTTCGTGGAGACCCAGGGCCGCCCGATCTGCCCCGACGACGAGACCCGGATCGTGGACGAGGAGGGGCGTGACGTTGCCCCCGGCGAGGTGGGCGAGCTGCTCTGCCGCGGCCCCTACACGATCCGTGGGTACTACAGGGCTCCGGAGCACAATCGGGCGGCCTTCACGCCGGATGGGTTCTACCGGACGGGGGACATGGTGCGCTTCCACCCCAGCGGTAATCTGGTGGTGGACGGGCGGAAGAAGGACCTGATCAACCGGGGCGGCGAGAAGATCAACGCCGAGGAGGTGGAGAACCTGATCCTTGCCCACCCGGCCGTCTACAACGCGGCCGTGGTGGCCATGCCCGACCCGGTGCTGGGCGAGCGGACCTGCGCCTGCGTGATCCTCCGCCCCGGGGCCAGCCTGACCCTGGCGGAGCTGGTCCGGTTCCTCGAGGAGAAGCGGATCGCCAAGTTCAAGCTGCCCGAGCGCCTGGAGATGATGGAGCGCTTCCCGGCCACCGCCGTGGGCAAGATCTCGAAGGCGAACCTCCGGAAGGAGGTGGCGGCAAAGGTCGCCGCCGAGGCCCAAGTCGCGTAAGCGAGGAGATCTGCCCCGGCTTCCAGCAGGCGATGTTCACGGCGCCCCGCGCGTCTTCCACGTCCCCGCCTCGAGTGCCCTCCGTGGCCGCGGGGCTGCGCTACCGTTCGATGTCGAGCCCCATACGCCCCACCTGGGCGACGGCCCGCTGGACCCAACTTCCGAAACGGCTGACAGCGCGAACGTTGCCTTGACACGCGCGCGGCCCGTTGACTAGAATGCGGCGCCTCCCATGAGCGAGCAGGGCTGGATCGGCCAGTCGGTCAAGCGGGTCGAGGACTACCGGCTTCTCACCGGGCGCGGCGCCTACATCGATGACCACCCGCCCGTCGCCAACCTCTGGCATGCCGCCATCGTCCGCTCGCCGCATGCGCATGCGCGGATCCTCGGCTACGACCTCTCCGCCGCCCTCGCGATGGACGGCGTCATCGGCGCCATCACGGGCGCCGACGTCCTCAGGCACTCGAAGCCCTTCGCCGTGGGCGTCACGGCGCCCGTCCAGTACTTCTGCACGGCGACCGACAAGGCGCGCTTCGTCGGCGAGCCCGTGGCCGTCGTGGTGGCCCGCGACCGCTACGTCGCCGAGGACGCCGCGGATCGGGTGCAGGTGCGCTACGAGCCGCTGCCGGCGGTCGTGGACCCGGAGCGCGCCCTCGAGCCCGACGCACCCGTGCTCCACGAGGCGGTCGGCTCGAACCTGGCGAACCACCGCCACCTCGTCTACGGCGATCCGGACCAGGCCTTCCGCGACGCCGACGTCGTCATCAAGGAGCGCTTCACCTTCCCGAAGTACGGCTCGACGCCGATCGAGACGTACGGCGTCGTCGCCCGGTGGGACACGCTCGACGACGTCTGCACCGTGTGGTCGAACTTCATGGGGCCGTTCATCATGCACCCGCTCACGGCGCGGGTGCTGGGGCTGCCCGAGAACCGGCTCCGCTTCATCGTCCCGCCGGACATCGGCGGGAGCTTCGGCATCAAGTCGCTGATCTATCCGTACATCGCGCTGATCGCACTGGCCTCCAAGCTGACGGGCGTCGCCGTGAAGTGGATCGAGGATCGCCGTGAGCACCTCCTGGCCTCCTCGACCGGCACCGACCGCGTGGCCTACCGCGAGCTGGCGGCGAAGCGCGACGGGACCATCCTCGGCATGCGCTTCCGCTGGTTCGACAATGTCGGCGGGTACGTCCGCAGCCCGGAGCCGGGCTGCAGCTTCCGTCCGACGGGCAACTTCGTCGGCCCCTACGCGTTCCAGCACCTCGAGGTCGACGCCTCGACGGTGATGACGAACAAGTGCCTCACGGGGCCGAACCGCGGCTACGCCTGTGGCCACCTCTACTTCGAGACCGAGGGCATGATGGACCGCCTCGCCGACACGCTCCAGATCGATCCCGTCGAGGTGCGGCGGAAGAACCTGATTCCGGCGTCGGCCATGCCGTACCGCACCCCGACGGGCGGTCTCTACGACAGCGGCGACTACCCGAAGGCCTTCGACAAGGCGCTCGAGCTCGCGAAGTACGACGAGCTCCGGCGCGAGCAGGCGCGAGCGCGCGCGGCCGGGCGCTACTTCGGCATCGGCCTGGCGCTCGCGGTGGACCCCTCGGTCTCCAACATGGGCTACGTCGCGACCGCGCTCGACCCGCAGTTCCGCGCCAAGCCCGAGTACCTGCCGAAGTCGGGAGGCGTGGACGCGGCGACGGTGAAGGTGGACCCGCTCGGCCGCGTCATCGCGATCCTCGGGACGACGCCCCAGGGCCAGGGGCACCAGACGGTCGTCTCCCAGATCGTCGCCGATGAGCTGGGCTCCCGCCCCGAGGACGTCACCGTGGTGGACGAGATGGACACCTTCACCCGCGTGTGGTCCATCTCCTCCGGCACCTACGCGAGCCGCTTCGGCTCCGTGGGGACGACCGCCGTCGCCCTCGCCGCCCGCAAGCTGAAGGCGAAGCTCGTCGCGTACGCGGCCCACCTCATGGACATGCCCGCCGCGGAGCTCGAGTTCCGCGACGGCGCGGTGCGGCCGAAGACCGGCACCGGCCCGTCCTACTCGGTCAAGGACCTCGCCGGCCGCGCCCACTGGAACACGGAATCGCTCCCGGAGGGGATGGAGCCCGGGCTGCAGGCCACGGCCGTGTTCGGCTTCACGGTGGCGAAGGCGGTGGATGCCCAGGACCGCGTGAACTCCTCCTGCACCTACGGCTTCATCGCCGAGGTGATGGCGGTGGAGGTGGACCCGGAGACGGCGGCGATCAAGATCCTCCGATACGCCACGGTGCACGACGCCGGCACCATCATCAACCCGATGATCGCCGAGGGCCAGATCTACGGCGGCGCCCTTCACGGGCTCGGCGGCGCGCTCTACGAGGAGCTCGCGTACGACGAGGACGGCCAGCTCCTCACGGGGACCTTCATGGACTATCTCGTGCCCACGGCCAGCGAGGCGCCCACCATCGAGATCGCCCACGTCATCTCGCCCTCCCCGCTCACGCTCCTGGGCTCCAAGGGACTGGGCGAGTCCTCGTCCATGACCGTGCCCGCCGTGATCGCCGGAGCCGTGAGCGACGCGCTGGCGCCGCTCGGGCTCAGGATCACCGACCTGCCGATGGCGCCCTCAAAGCTGTGGAGGGCGATCGAGCGGGCAGGGCGCAGCCACACCGCGCCTGCAGCAGGCCACCCAGGGCCGAAGCCGGCCCAGCGTCCCCCGCGACCATGAAGCCGCCGAAATTCGACTACCACGCGCCGGCGGCCATCGAGCAAGCGATCGAGCTGCTCGGCCGCTACGGGGGCGACGCGAAGGTGCTGGCGGGCGGCCAGAGCCTCATGCCGCTCCTCAACTTCCGGCTGAGCCGCCCGGCGGCGCTCGTGGATCTGAACCGGATCCCATCGCTCGCCTACATCAGGGAGCAGGCCGGACAGGTCCGGTTCGGCGCGATGACGCGCCAGCGCGCCATCGAGTTCTCGCCGGTGGTCCGGGCGCGCGTGCCCCTCCTCGGGGAGGCCACGCGCTGGGTGGGGCACCTGCCGATCCGCACGCGGGGCACGATCGGCGGCTCGATCGCCCACGCCGACCCGTCGGCCGAGTACCCGGCCGTGCTCACCGCGCTCGAGGGCGAGGTGGTCGCGCGCGGTCCCCGCGGCGAGCGCATCGTCAAGGCGCCGGATTTTTTCCAGACCTACCTCACGACGAGCCTCACCCCCGACGAGATCCTGGTCGAGGTGCGGATGCGGGCGATGCCCGCCGGTGCCGGCTACGCGTTCGAGGAGTTCGCGCGGCGCCACGGCGACTTCGCGATCGTCGGGATCGCCGCCGTGGTCGCGAAGGACGGTGCGCGCTGCGCGCTCGCGCGGCTGGTCGCGGCGGGAGCGGGCCCGGTGCCCACCCGCCTGCGCGCGGCCGAGGAGATCCTCGAGCACGAGGGCCTGAGCGACGCCGCCATCGAGGCCGCCTCCCGGCGGGCCGCCGAGGCCGTCAGCCCGGATACCGACATCCACGCCTCAGCCGACTACCGCCGCCACCTCACCGCCGTGCTCACGAAGCGCGCCCTCACGCGCGCGCTGGGAGTCACCCGTGTCTGACCTCGTCACCGTGCGCCTCAGGGTCAACGGCATCGAGCGCGAGGGCCGCTGTGAGCCGCGCAAGCTCCTCGTGGACTTCCTCCGCGAGGATCTGGGTCTCACCGGCACCCACGTCGGCTGCGAGCACGGGATCTGTGGCGCCTGCACGATCGTGCTGAACGGCGAGGCGGCCCGCTCGTGCATCATGCTCGCGGTGCAGGCCGACGGCAGCGAGATCCTGACGGTCGAGGGCCTGATGCAGAACGGCAAGCTCCATCCTCTGCAGGAGGCCTTCCGCGAGCACCACGGGCTCCAGTGCGGCTTCTGCACGCCGGGCATGCTCATGACGGCGCTCGATTTCCT
The sequence above is a segment of the Candidatus Rokuibacteriota bacterium genome. Coding sequences within it:
- the panB gene encoding 3-methyl-2-oxobutanoate hydroxymethyltransferase; protein product: METDARTKKRTINEVRRMKSLGEKIVVMTAYDYPMASLVEEAGVEVIFVGGSLGMVVLGYENTIPVTMEDILHHLKAVVRGARRALIVAPLPFGSYHVSNEQAIANAIRLMQAGADSAKTQGAGLTVERVRAITAANIPCVGHAGLTPQFIAKLGGHRAVGKTAEEARAIYDDCLALQDAGAWAIELECVPAALGKVICEKLSIPVISTGSGVDCDGQLLNLYDALGLYRRFKPRFAKQYVNLWEIALEHLRAYTGEVKGKAFPDDAHSIGMPEDELEKFLKTLP
- a CDS encoding AMP-binding protein, which translates into the protein MLDGVVSWPVEFAARYRARGYWGGVTLGEAFDRAVAAHADREAVVDGARRLSYRELGRLVDHLAHHLVRRGICGGRRAVFQLPNIWEFLVAYFGCLKVGAIPVCCLPAHRHAEIEYLARLTEAAAWFIPSEFRKFDYVAMAEELRGRLPDLREIFVAGDRAAPGMSRLADLLGDPDEERAPAAELAALRPEPADPAIFLLSGGTTGLPKAIPRTHDDYLYNSSAFAAATGFTGESVLLVSVPIAHNFPLGCPGAQGAILMGARVVLAPSPDPDTVFPLIRREGVTWIPAVPATMITWLNHPGFRRTELPSIRAIYVGGARLNPEPARRVLVEFGPVVGQVFGMAEGLLCCTRPGDPEEVFVETQGRPICPDDETRIVDEEGRDVAPGEVGELLCRGPYTIRGYYRAPEHNRAAFTPDGFYRTGDMVRFHPSGNLVVDGRKKDLINRGGEKINAEEVENLILAHPAVYNAAVVAMPDPVLGERTCACVILRPGASLTLAELVRFLEEKRIAKFKLPERLEMMERFPATAVGKISKANLRKEVAAKVAAEAQVA
- a CDS encoding xanthine dehydrogenase family protein molybdopterin-binding subunit, coding for MSEQGWIGQSVKRVEDYRLLTGRGAYIDDHPPVANLWHAAIVRSPHAHARILGYDLSAALAMDGVIGAITGADVLRHSKPFAVGVTAPVQYFCTATDKARFVGEPVAVVVARDRYVAEDAADRVQVRYEPLPAVVDPERALEPDAPVLHEAVGSNLANHRHLVYGDPDQAFRDADVVIKERFTFPKYGSTPIETYGVVARWDTLDDVCTVWSNFMGPFIMHPLTARVLGLPENRLRFIVPPDIGGSFGIKSLIYPYIALIALASKLTGVAVKWIEDRREHLLASSTGTDRVAYRELAAKRDGTILGMRFRWFDNVGGYVRSPEPGCSFRPTGNFVGPYAFQHLEVDASTVMTNKCLTGPNRGYACGHLYFETEGMMDRLADTLQIDPVEVRRKNLIPASAMPYRTPTGGLYDSGDYPKAFDKALELAKYDELRREQARARAAGRYFGIGLALAVDPSVSNMGYVATALDPQFRAKPEYLPKSGGVDAATVKVDPLGRVIAILGTTPQGQGHQTVVSQIVADELGSRPEDVTVVDEMDTFTRVWSISSGTYASRFGSVGTTAVALAARKLKAKLVAYAAHLMDMPAAELEFRDGAVRPKTGTGPSYSVKDLAGRAHWNTESLPEGMEPGLQATAVFGFTVAKAVDAQDRVNSSCTYGFIAEVMAVEVDPETAAIKILRYATVHDAGTIINPMIAEGQIYGGALHGLGGALYEELAYDEDGQLLTGTFMDYLVPTASEAPTIEIAHVISPSPLTLLGSKGLGESSSMTVPAVIAGAVSDALAPLGLRITDLPMAPSKLWRAIERAGRSHTAPAAGHPGPKPAQRPPRP
- a CDS encoding xanthine dehydrogenase family protein subunit M; protein product: MKPPKFDYHAPAAIEQAIELLGRYGGDAKVLAGGQSLMPLLNFRLSRPAALVDLNRIPSLAYIREQAGQVRFGAMTRQRAIEFSPVVRARVPLLGEATRWVGHLPIRTRGTIGGSIAHADPSAEYPAVLTALEGEVVARGPRGERIVKAPDFFQTYLTTSLTPDEILVEVRMRAMPAGAGYAFEEFARRHGDFAIVGIAAVVAKDGARCALARLVAAGAGPVPTRLRAAEEILEHEGLSDAAIEAASRRAAEAVSPDTDIHASADYRRHLTAVLTKRALTRALGVTRV
- a CDS encoding (2Fe-2S)-binding protein, with protein sequence MSDLVTVRLRVNGIEREGRCEPRKLLVDFLREDLGLTGTHVGCEHGICGACTIVLNGEAARSCIMLAVQADGSEILTVEGLMQNGKLHPLQEAFREHHGLQCGFCTPGMLMTALDFLKTNPSPTEAEVREGISAVLCRCTGYQGIVNAVQAAARTLGAARADRGT